A genomic segment from Legionella quinlivanii encodes:
- a CDS encoding glycosyltransferase family 2 protein — protein MPDNKSLQEFAKKHGIDWLSLEQTLDENQALKKLVEEQDKLIHEQWAFINSSYRIYCPFWIKRMKIRILEILRPRLGNLNQYAPRPLSKINRPPAIPINKPLRISLVTPSYEQGQFIEQTILSVLEQNYPNLEYVIQDGGSKDETLSILKQYNNKLSDWVSKPDKGQTQAINLGFAKTDGDIMAYLNSDDLLLPGTLAYVSHYFQTHPEVDVVYGNRLLIDEKGLEIGRWILPGHNERVLSWADFVPQETLFWRREIWEKAGGQLDESFRFAMDWDLLIRFKEAGARFAHVPFFMGAFRVHEQQKTSSLINETGFKEMSRIRSGLLGYTPTQRQIRRAISSFILQHIAVDMMYRIKSRSSVFIKKWM, from the coding sequence GTGCCTGATAACAAATCATTGCAGGAATTTGCAAAAAAGCATGGAATTGACTGGCTCAGCCTGGAGCAAACTCTGGATGAAAACCAGGCATTAAAAAAGCTGGTTGAAGAGCAGGACAAGCTGATTCACGAGCAATGGGCTTTCATTAATTCCTCCTACAGAATCTACTGTCCATTCTGGATTAAGCGCATGAAAATCCGGATATTGGAAATATTAAGACCCCGATTGGGTAATCTGAATCAATATGCCCCCCGCCCGCTTAGTAAAATCAATCGGCCTCCAGCTATACCCATTAATAAACCCTTACGTATTTCACTGGTTACGCCTTCCTATGAACAGGGACAATTTATAGAGCAAACTATCTTAAGTGTCCTCGAACAAAACTATCCTAATCTTGAATATGTTATTCAGGATGGCGGCTCAAAAGATGAAACACTGAGCATACTGAAACAATACAATAATAAGCTCAGCGACTGGGTGTCCAAACCGGATAAGGGCCAAACTCAGGCCATCAATCTTGGATTTGCAAAGACCGACGGCGATATCATGGCTTACCTCAACTCGGATGATTTGCTTTTACCAGGCACCCTTGCCTATGTCAGTCATTATTTTCAGACTCATCCAGAGGTGGATGTGGTTTATGGAAATCGACTGCTGATTGATGAAAAAGGGTTGGAAATCGGGCGTTGGATATTGCCGGGCCATAATGAACGTGTTTTATCCTGGGCTGATTTTGTGCCTCAGGAAACCTTATTCTGGCGGCGAGAAATCTGGGAAAAAGCGGGGGGGCAGCTTGATGAGTCCTTCCGTTTTGCAATGGATTGGGATTTATTGATTCGGTTTAAAGAGGCTGGTGCCCGGTTTGCCCATGTGCCTTTTTTTATGGGGGCTTTTCGAGTTCACGAGCAGCAGAAAACTTCATCATTAATCAATGAGACAGGGTTTAAAGAGATGAGCCGGATCCGCTCTGGTTTACTGGGCTATACCCCGACTCAGAGGCAAATTAGAAGGGCGATATCATCATTTATACTGCAGCACATTGCGGTAGACATGATGTATCGGATAAAGAGCAGAAGCTCTGTATTTATAAAGAAATGGATGTGA